In a genomic window of uncultured Sphaerochaeta sp.:
- a CDS encoding TrmO family methyltransferase yields the protein MEMQCTSIGIVSKAGDFSLLIDEPYRKGLVGLEGFGHVLVVWYADKIGNAGSDHVLFGKPYTNGPEQIGVFATRSPYRPNSICISVAQLVSVGIEEGRVGLAWLDAEMGTPILDLKPYHGSEDRVRDLVMPSWCNHWPHYLEESEAFNWEEEFAF from the coding sequence ATGGAAATGCAGTGTACGTCAATTGGCATCGTCTCGAAGGCAGGAGATTTTTCTCTTCTCATCGATGAGCCGTATCGAAAGGGTCTGGTAGGGCTTGAAGGCTTCGGCCATGTCCTGGTGGTCTGGTATGCAGACAAGATAGGCAATGCAGGCAGCGATCATGTGCTGTTCGGAAAGCCCTATACCAATGGTCCTGAGCAAATCGGGGTGTTTGCCACCCGTTCCCCGTATCGCCCGAACAGCATATGCATCAGTGTTGCCCAGCTTGTGTCGGTAGGGATCGAAGAGGGCAGGGTCGGGTTGGCTTGGCTTGATGCTGAGATGGGTACCCCGATACTTGACCTCAAGCCCTATCATGGCAGCGAGGACCGTGTCAGGGACCTTGTCATGCCGTCCTGGTGCAACCATTGGCCGCACTATCTGGAGGAGAGCGAAGCTTTCAACTGGGAAGAGGAGTTTGCCTTCTGA
- a CDS encoding DUF523 domain-containing protein has protein sequence MKKLLLVSSCLLGYPCRYNGTDAPFALRQEVLENHEVIAVCPEVLGGLSTPRPCAERVGDRVLNQAGEDVTPAFAEGARIALQYARKRGCTTALLMERSPSCGYGMIYDGSFSSRLIPGNGVFAQLLEDEGFTILTPKTIGGSLPS, from the coding sequence ATGAAAAAGCTCTTGTTGGTCAGTTCATGCCTGCTTGGCTATCCCTGCCGCTACAATGGGACTGATGCCCCTTTTGCGCTGAGGCAGGAAGTTCTCGAAAACCATGAGGTCATTGCCGTCTGCCCTGAGGTGTTGGGAGGTCTTTCCACCCCGCGCCCTTGTGCAGAGCGGGTGGGAGACAGGGTGCTCAACCAGGCTGGCGAGGATGTGACCCCGGCCTTTGCTGAGGGTGCACGCATTGCCTTGCAATACGCACGAAAGAGGGGTTGTACCACTGCTCTTCTGATGGAGCGCAGTCCCTCCTGTGGGTATGGAATGATCTACGACGGCAGCTTTTCCTCACGTCTCATCCCTGGCAACGGTGTCTTCGCCCAATTGCTTGAGGATGAGGGGTTCACCATCCTCACTCCCAAGACAATCGGGGGTTCTTTGCCTTCTTAG
- a CDS encoding helix-turn-helix domain-containing protein produces MDGYDNLVQTLDRFEQSLGTSHPLASVQALAKVSGYSPHHFSRLFASHTDLRLKEYLQARQLASLLHQALPEGRPFAELLACHGFEDYETFYRCCKRRYGKSPSVIRKQGLQEGVLQERIHPARKQETQPLSGEELELDGFLLCGLSFFIGPETRSFHTIWQHFSKHQHLIPSHPGDRASYQYSAWLEDAADGMSVLCSVPVEPGSEQNPLFTLKSIPPCRYVRFIHDQDVTSIPSTYQYIYGTYFAHSETQPLGNWEFQRYPTGEHQIEIYIPIRRQTPLPS; encoded by the coding sequence ATGGATGGATATGACAATCTGGTGCAAACACTCGACAGGTTCGAACAGAGTCTGGGGACCTCTCATCCTCTTGCCAGCGTGCAGGCACTTGCAAAGGTAAGTGGGTACAGCCCCCACCACTTCTCCAGACTCTTCGCCTCCCATACCGACCTCAGACTCAAGGAGTACTTGCAGGCAAGACAGCTTGCAAGCCTGCTTCACCAGGCCCTCCCTGAAGGGAGACCCTTTGCAGAACTGCTTGCTTGCCATGGTTTTGAGGACTATGAAACCTTCTATCGCTGCTGCAAGCGCCGCTATGGCAAGAGCCCGAGTGTGATACGGAAGCAAGGGCTCCAGGAAGGGGTGCTGCAAGAACGCATCCACCCTGCACGAAAGCAGGAAACACAGCCGCTCAGCGGAGAAGAGCTGGAGCTCGACGGCTTTTTGCTCTGCGGACTCAGTTTCTTCATCGGCCCCGAGACAAGGTCCTTCCATACGATCTGGCAACACTTCTCCAAGCATCAGCACCTTATACCCTCCCATCCCGGGGACAGGGCAAGCTACCAGTACTCAGCATGGCTGGAGGATGCAGCGGATGGCATGAGTGTCCTCTGCTCAGTCCCGGTTGAACCGGGCTCTGAGCAGAACCCCCTGTTCACCCTCAAGAGCATCCCACCGTGCCGATATGTGCGTTTCATCCACGACCAGGATGTAACCAGCATACCAAGTACGTACCAGTACATCTACGGCACCTACTTTGCCCACAGTGAAACACAGCCTTTGGGGAACTGGGAGTTCCAACGCTATCCAACAGGAGAGCACCAGATCGAAATCTACATCCCCATCAGAAGGCAAACTCCTCTTCCCAGTTGA
- a CDS encoding diguanylate cyclase translates to MKPTLELDMFSVVLMLFAIILAYRSVSTNPRNRWYILSCLSLMLLLGTELFAYQVDDVGVASQIFFHRFTNVLGFSLSPVVCYFLLHFIGYSYYRKRSRLLLLPMILNAALSALSYQTGWLFYVDPVNVYSRGPIYFVSAVITLFYYALCIIHLIKTLKRYEASDRPLLLFILIIPLFGFAAQMLWPWVLTLWPGIALSLLLFYLFFQEQRYSIDALTGLRNRSIFMRDLSNLQHSCKGPATVVVLDVNDLKKTNDTEGHRSGDELLVIASGLVERCFRSMGKVYRVGGDEFAIISVNTLSDSIENALSLLSLQIELANKTRTIPLSLAIGSASCESCIGNIFNTYVASDNAMYLNKKAMKGEAGRG, encoded by the coding sequence ATGAAACCAACGTTGGAACTTGATATGTTTTCGGTGGTCCTGATGCTGTTTGCAATCATTCTTGCCTACAGGAGTGTGAGCACAAATCCTCGCAATCGGTGGTACATACTCTCCTGCCTCTCGCTCATGTTGCTCCTTGGCACTGAGTTGTTTGCCTATCAGGTTGACGATGTGGGTGTCGCCAGCCAGATTTTCTTCCACCGGTTCACCAATGTGCTTGGGTTCTCTCTCTCCCCGGTGGTCTGCTATTTCCTCTTGCACTTCATCGGCTATTCGTACTACCGGAAACGAAGCCGGCTTCTACTGCTGCCCATGATTCTCAATGCCGCACTCAGTGCCCTCAGTTATCAGACTGGTTGGCTCTTTTATGTCGATCCGGTGAATGTGTACAGCCGTGGTCCCATCTATTTTGTTTCTGCGGTAATCACACTGTTCTACTATGCGTTGTGCATCATCCATCTCATCAAGACACTGAAGCGGTATGAGGCTTCTGACCGGCCCTTGCTCCTGTTCATCCTCATCATTCCTCTCTTTGGGTTTGCTGCACAGATGCTTTGGCCGTGGGTGCTTACACTCTGGCCGGGGATTGCCCTCTCCTTGTTGCTCTTTTATCTCTTTTTCCAGGAACAGCGCTACTCCATCGATGCTTTGACCGGTCTGCGCAATCGTTCGATCTTCATGCGTGATCTTTCCAATCTCCAGCACAGTTGCAAGGGACCGGCAACCGTTGTGGTGCTAGATGTGAATGATCTGAAAAAGACCAATGACACCGAGGGGCACAGGAGCGGTGATGAGCTCTTGGTCATTGCCAGCGGCCTGGTGGAGCGATGTTTTCGCTCGATGGGAAAGGTCTATCGGGTAGGGGGGGATGAATTTGCCATCATCAGCGTCAATACACTCTCTGACAGTATTGAAAATGCTCTCTCCTTGCTCTCTCTCCAGATTGAACTGGCAAACAAGACGCGCACGATCCCGCTCTCACTTGCCATCGGCAGTGCTTCCTGTGAGTCTTGCATCGGCAATATCTTCAACACCTATGTTGCATCGGACAATGCAATGTATCTCAATAAGAAAGCAATGAAAGGGGAGGCAGGACGTGGATGA
- a CDS encoding RluA family pseudouridine synthase, with product MNPPLGEDRALLHARVLQHLLLSTGVVDFDADCSLDISGFFAPKGGAMFGVLVALDGEGNEVLLKAFSGSCLGRRNLPGWVDHLIDDDSFFSFEKTFDQRIKELGNAMLLEADETKRNELMHARSELSREALKAYYSLYRIPTIQNERISLFSCFREGKIPTGSGDCCAIKLLAYAFSHHLRPVSMAEFFFGDATADKKRTHLGFYGPCDEKCKPILKQMLGLDIVYQDKDLVVVNKPEHLLSVPGRGVERQDCVESRVRSLFPHAPLQCAAHRLDMDTSGLLVLSLTKQAHRSLSVQFQQQQVEKQYVALLEGVLTSEEGVITLPFRLDVGNRPRQIYDEHQGKWGTTSYKRLAVERLKSGKLVSRVLLTPHSGRTHQLRLHTSHPKGLGLPILGDRLYGTGMETRLHLHAHTLSFCHPVDGRRLCFTTTVPF from the coding sequence ATGAATCCCCCACTTGGCGAAGATCGGGCACTCCTGCATGCCCGCGTGTTGCAACATCTCCTGCTTTCCACCGGTGTGGTTGACTTTGATGCAGACTGCTCACTGGATATCTCAGGTTTCTTTGCTCCCAAGGGAGGAGCAATGTTCGGCGTACTTGTCGCCCTGGACGGGGAGGGCAATGAGGTGCTGCTCAAGGCCTTCAGCGGGAGTTGCCTGGGAAGAAGAAACTTGCCGGGTTGGGTGGATCATCTCATCGATGATGACTCCTTTTTCAGCTTTGAGAAGACTTTCGATCAACGGATCAAGGAGTTGGGGAACGCCATGCTCTTGGAAGCAGACGAGACAAAACGCAATGAATTGATGCATGCGCGCTCCGAGCTCTCACGAGAAGCACTCAAAGCCTACTACTCCCTTTACAGGATACCGACCATCCAAAACGAGCGCATCAGCCTCTTTTCCTGCTTTCGCGAGGGAAAGATTCCCACCGGAAGCGGGGATTGCTGCGCGATCAAGCTGCTGGCGTACGCCTTCTCCCACCATTTGCGGCCGGTGAGCATGGCCGAGTTCTTCTTCGGGGATGCAACTGCCGACAAGAAGCGCACGCATCTGGGTTTCTATGGTCCCTGTGACGAGAAGTGCAAACCCATCCTCAAGCAGATGCTCGGTCTGGACATCGTCTACCAGGACAAGGATCTGGTGGTGGTGAACAAACCAGAACACCTGCTCTCGGTTCCCGGCAGAGGGGTGGAACGCCAGGACTGCGTCGAGAGCAGGGTACGCTCACTGTTTCCCCACGCACCGCTGCAGTGTGCCGCCCATCGTCTTGACATGGATACCTCTGGTCTTCTGGTGCTCAGCCTGACCAAACAGGCGCACCGTTCGCTCTCAGTGCAGTTTCAGCAACAGCAGGTGGAAAAACAGTACGTGGCACTGCTGGAGGGTGTCCTTACCTCCGAGGAGGGGGTGATCACCCTTCCCTTCCGCTTGGACGTGGGGAACCGCCCCCGCCAAATCTATGACGAGCACCAAGGCAAATGGGGAACGACAAGCTACAAGCGGCTTGCTGTGGAACGGCTAAAGAGCGGGAAGCTTGTATCGCGCGTACTGCTCACCCCACACAGCGGCAGGACGCACCAACTGCGTCTGCATACTTCTCATCCCAAAGGTCTGGGCCTCCCGATCCTTGGAGACCGCTTGTATGGCACGGGCATGGAGACACGGCTGCATTTGCATGCACATACACTCAGTTTTTGCCACCCTGTGGATGGAAGAAGGCTTTGTTTCACCACAACCGTACCATTCTAA
- a CDS encoding creatininase family protein has protein sequence MDECVQYSYLSVPAFQKRLAEHPVGYLPLGTLEWHGLHNVLGSDSLQAEGLFLRAARRFGGIVFPPLFVGPDRIEDAGEGRQFIGMDSSEATRPHQQLPGSCYWVGKGVFLSLLESIVAQAKRAGFICLLADGHGPSRKAWAEMAPLWEKQYDIILLSSINDFDPLTYLTQNDHAGKIETSTMMALHPDLVDLSRLDPASWPLGVKGEDPRTSSASWGEYLLETTVQAIGRKLQELGL, from the coding sequence GTGGATGAGTGTGTGCAGTATTCCTATCTGAGTGTGCCTGCCTTCCAGAAGCGGCTTGCAGAGCACCCGGTTGGGTATCTGCCCTTGGGAACCTTGGAGTGGCATGGGTTGCACAACGTTCTGGGCAGTGATTCCTTGCAGGCGGAAGGCTTGTTCCTCCGTGCAGCCCGGCGGTTCGGGGGCATTGTGTTTCCCCCGCTGTTTGTGGGCCCCGACCGCATAGAGGATGCAGGTGAAGGGAGGCAATTCATCGGCATGGACAGCAGTGAGGCAACACGGCCTCACCAACAGTTGCCCGGCAGCTGTTACTGGGTGGGCAAAGGAGTTTTCCTCTCCTTGCTTGAATCCATCGTCGCCCAGGCCAAACGGGCAGGGTTCATCTGCCTTCTTGCTGATGGGCATGGGCCCAGCCGCAAAGCGTGGGCTGAGATGGCCCCGCTTTGGGAGAAGCAGTACGACATCATCCTGCTCTCCTCAATCAATGACTTCGATCCGCTCACCTATCTCACACAGAATGATCATGCCGGCAAGATCGAGACATCGACCATGATGGCACTGCATCCTGACCTGGTCGACCTCTCCCGACTCGATCCTGCTTCCTGGCCGCTTGGGGTAAAGGGCGAGGATCCCCGTACCAGCAGTGCTTCGTGGGGCGAATACCTGCTTGAGACCACCGTACAGGCCATCGGAAGAAAACTGCAGGAGTTGGGTTTGTAA